The Helicobacter sp. MIT 05-5293 nucleotide sequence CACAGCGTATGTAACTGCTGTAATGTTGATTTTTGTCGCGCTTGTTCAAGCTATCCCCGGAATCAATGTTGCCCAAACTTTATTGATTTTAATTTTACCTATGGGATTTATGGGAATTATTACTCCTTATGGCACAGGTTGCTCACCTCTATGGTTTGGAAGTCATTATATCAAAGGTCCTCAATTTTTCTTACTCGGAGGAATTTTTGCAGCTATTTATATGATTATCTATATTGTAGTTGGGATTCCTTGGATTTATTTCATCACGCCCTATCTTAGTTTTTCTTAATGATTACTTGCGGCTGGTTTCAGTCGCAGGTAATGATTTTCTCAATTATAATCCAATACCCCTTAATAGCTTTTAATGTATTTTTGTGATAAATCCAAAAGGCAGCCGTTTAATATTTTTACAAACTTAGACGATTTAAGATATAGTGATAAGGAGCAAAAATGTTAAATAAATACATTTTATGGGCTATATTTGGAATCTGCAGTGCGGCTTGGAGTGTGGATTTAGAAATCAAGACAATGACTATTGGAGCGATTGGTGAAATTGTCCAAGGAAAAATCACTTATCTTAAAGGCACAGATATTAAGCATGGGAGCGAATCGTGGTATGATGAAAAAGGGCATTTACTTCATCAGATAAATTTTGTGAATGGACGAAAAGAGGGAAAGGAAACAAAGTATTCTATTGATGGCGAAGTGCTTTATGAGGCTCATTATAAAAATAATAAACTTGAGGGATTACTCCAAACTTTTTATCCTAAAAATATTCTAGAATCTATGATTTATTATCACGAGGGCAAAATGCAGGGTGAGGCAAAATGGTATTATGATAATGGAATCTTATCGCAAGAAGCACATTATAAAAATAATCTGCCCGATGGCGAAGCAAAAGAATATTATAAAAATGGCAAGATCGCCAAACAGACTTTTTATAAAAATGGCAAAATCGAAGGCGTAAGCAAGAGTTTTTTCCCCGATGGCACGCTTCAAGAGGTCATTACTTATCATAATGGTGTAAAAAATGGTCTTTTTCAGCAATACAACCAAAATGGTTCATTGAGAGTTGAAGTAATATATAAAAATGATGTCAAAACAGACAAAGAAAGCATTTATAATGATGCTGGGATTCTGTTGATACAACGTTTGTATGATGATTCTAAAAATCGCGTTGAGGTGAGTTGGTTTCGTGAAAATGGCACGATTGCTACACAAATGCTTTATGAAAATAATCACGCTGTGTGGCAAAAGGATTTCAATGAGCTAGGAGAGACGCTTTTAAAAATCGATTGCAAGGCACATAGTTGTCGCTCTGGCTTGGGAGGTGTGATTGAGCATGGAGCAATAAGCTTACCGGTGATAACATATCAGTGAGAATCTAAGTAGCATTGATGTAATTGTGTTAAGATTTCC carries:
- a CDS encoding toxin-antitoxin system YwqK family antitoxin, whose translation is MLNKYILWAIFGICSAAWSVDLEIKTMTIGAIGEIVQGKITYLKGTDIKHGSESWYDEKGHLLHQINFVNGRKEGKETKYSIDGEVLYEAHYKNNKLEGLLQTFYPKNILESMIYYHEGKMQGEAKWYYDNGILSQEAHYKNNLPDGEAKEYYKNGKIAKQTFYKNGKIEGVSKSFFPDGTLQEVITYHNGVKNGLFQQYNQNGSLRVEVIYKNDVKTDKESIYNDAGILLIQRLYDDSKNRVEVSWFRENGTIATQMLYENNHAVWQKDFNELGETLLKIDCKAHSCRSGLGGVIEHGAISLPVITYQ